Proteins found in one Pongo pygmaeus isolate AG05252 chromosome 8, NHGRI_mPonPyg2-v2.0_pri, whole genome shotgun sequence genomic segment:
- the ARL5B gene encoding ADP-ribosylation factor-like protein 5B isoform X1, with translation MGLIFAKLWSLFCNQEHKVIIVGLDNAGKTTILYQFLMNEVVHTSPTIGSNVEEIVVKNTHFLMWDIGGQESLRSSWNTYYSNTEFIILVVDSIDRERLAITKEELYRMLAHEDLRKAAVLIFANKQDMKGCMTAAEISKYLTLSSIKDHPWHIQSCCALTGEGLCQGLEWMTSRIGVR, from the exons ATGGGGCTGATATTCGCCAAACTGTGGAGCCTCTTCTGTAACCAAG aacacaaAGTAATTATAGTGGGACTGGATAATGCAGGGAAAACCACCATTCTTTACCAATT CTTAATGAATGAAGTGGTTCATACTTCTCCAACCATAGGAAGCAATGTTGAAGAAATAGTTGTGAAGAACACTCATTTTCTTATGTGGGATATTGGTGGTCAGGAGTCTCTGCGATCATCCTGGAACACATATTACTCAAATACAGAG ttCATCATTCTTGTTGTTGATAGCATTGACAGGGAACGACTAGCTATTACAAAAGAAGAATTATACAGAATGTTGGCTCATGag GATTTACGGAAGGCTGCAGTCCTTATCTTTGCAAATAAACAGGATATGAAAGGGTGTATGACAGCAGCTGAAATCTCGAAATACCTCACCCTTAGTTCAATTAAGGATCATCCATGGCACATTCAATCCTGCTGTGCTCTCACAGGAGAAGG GTTATGCCAAGGTCTAGAGTGGATGACCTCCCGGATTGGCGTGAGATAA
- the ARL5B gene encoding ADP-ribosylation factor-like protein 5B isoform X2, translated as MGLIFAKLWSLFCNQEHKVIIVGLDNAGKTTILYQFLMNEVVHTSPTIGSNVEEIVVKNTHFLMWDIGGQESLRSSWNTYYSNTEFIILVVDSIDRERLAITKEELYRMLAHEDLRKAAVLIFANKQDMKGCMTAAEISKYLTLSSIKDHPWHIQSCCALTGEG; from the exons ATGGGGCTGATATTCGCCAAACTGTGGAGCCTCTTCTGTAACCAAG aacacaaAGTAATTATAGTGGGACTGGATAATGCAGGGAAAACCACCATTCTTTACCAATT CTTAATGAATGAAGTGGTTCATACTTCTCCAACCATAGGAAGCAATGTTGAAGAAATAGTTGTGAAGAACACTCATTTTCTTATGTGGGATATTGGTGGTCAGGAGTCTCTGCGATCATCCTGGAACACATATTACTCAAATACAGAG ttCATCATTCTTGTTGTTGATAGCATTGACAGGGAACGACTAGCTATTACAAAAGAAGAATTATACAGAATGTTGGCTCATGag GATTTACGGAAGGCTGCAGTCCTTATCTTTGCAAATAAACAGGATATGAAAGGGTGTATGACAGCAGCTGAAATCTCGAAATACCTCACCCTTAGTTCAATTAAGGATCATCCATGGCACATTCAATCCTGCTGTGCTCTCACAGGAGAAGGGTAA